In the Agromyces flavus genome, CAGGTAGCTCGGCGTGCACATGATCGCGTCGGGCTCGAAGTCGCGGATGAGCTGCACCTGGCGCGCGGTCTGGCCGCCCGACATCGGGATGACCGTCGCGCCGAGCTTCTCGATGCCGGCGTGCGCGCCGAGGCCGCCCGTGAAGAGGCCGTAGCCGTACGCGTTGTGCACCTTCATGCCCGGACGCACGCCGCTCGCGCGGAGCGATCGGGCGATGAGCGAGGCCCAGCGGTCGAGATCGTCGTGCGTGTAGCCGACGACGGTCGGCCGGCCGGTCGTGCCCGACGAGGCGTGGATGCGGGCGACGCGCTCCATCGGCACGGCGAACATGCCGAACGGGTAGGTCTCGCGCAGGTCGGCCTTGGTCGTGAACGGCAGCTTCGCGACATCCGCCAGGGTCTGGATGTCGTCGGGATGCACGCCGTGCTCGTCGAACTTGCGGCGGTACAGCGGCACGTTCTCGTACGCATGGCGCACGGTCCACTGCAGGCGTTCGAGCTGGAGCGCCTCGATCTCGGCGCGCGACATGCGCTCCTCGGGATCGAGCTCCTCGGGTGCGGCGGGCGTGACGCCCGAGACGGTCTCGGTGCTGGGAATGGTCGTCGTCGACACGGTGGCTCCCGGTGTGGTCAGAACGTGCGGTTGGTGGAGATCGAGCGGCCGCGGAACTCGGCGACGGCGTCGCCCTGCTCGTCGACGACCGTCACGTCGTAGAGGCCCGTGCGGCCGCTGCGGGCGCGGCGCACGGCGGTCGCCGTGAGCGTCTGCCCGGCGACCGTGGACTTGAGGAAGGTGATGTCGGCACCCGCAGCCACGGTGACGCGGTGGTCCTCGTTGCAGGCGATCGCGAAGGCCGTGTCGGCCAGGGTGAACACGAATCCGCCGTGGGTGATGGCGAAGCCGTTCGTCATGTCCTCCCGCACGCGCATCGACACGACGGCGTGGCCGGGGTCGTCGCGTTCGACGACGATGCCCATCATCGCGGAGGCGAGGTCGCGCTGCATCATCGAGCGGTTCAGGCGGGCGGATGCCTCGGCATCCGTCGTCTCGCCGGCCGGCTCGGCCGCGTCGTGGCGTTCGGTCGCGACATCCGTCATGCGCTGCTCCTCATCGAGTGCGGGGGATCGCCGCGGGTCCTCGTTGCCGCGACGCTTGACACG is a window encoding:
- the paaI gene encoding hydroxyphenylacetyl-CoA thioesterase PaaI codes for the protein MTDVATERHDAAEPAGETTDAEASARLNRSMMQRDLASAMMGIVVERDDPGHAVVSMRVREDMTNGFAITHGGFVFTLADTAFAIACNEDHRVTVAAGADITFLKSTVAGQTLTATAVRRARSGRTGLYDVTVVDEQGDAVAEFRGRSISTNRTF